The Candidatus Dependentiae bacterium genome includes the window TTAATCGATCTACCAGAACCTTTACAAATGACTTGTCCGTCAGGTAACGTAATTTCTTGAAACAAGATGGTGGGTTTATACCATTTTTCAACCACTTTTGATGCTACTAATCCATTTACTCCCGGATGAAAAGCTGGATCTGACACGACAATAACCGGATCATTACGCAAACTTATTTCACGCTTATTCACTTTATCTTTAATCGCCTTAAACATTAAACTTTGAATTTTTTTTCGATTTTGATTGAACTGCTTTAAAGTCACACCTATTGTTCCCACCTCTTCATCTAACAAAAAATTCACCCCTAAATTAGCATCACTTAATCTTCCTAAAGCATTCAGCTGTGGCGTAATATTAAATGCAATATCTATTGAACCTAAGCGAGGTTTTTCTAACCCTGCATTTGCACGTAATTTCGCTAGTGCAGGACTTGGTCCATGCTCACTCACTAGATTTAAGCCATGACGTACCCAAAACCGATTTTCATCTTTTAGCTCAACAACATCTGCAATGGTACCCAACATCATCATTTCATATGCTTTTGGTGGCAGCGGTTGATCAATCTGTTCATATAACAACCTCATCAATTTAAAGGCAACGCCAACGCCTGCAAGAGCTTTATTTGGATACTGACAACCAGGTTGATTTGGATTAACAATAGTAAAAGCCTCAGGAACACCTCCATGAGCAAGATGATGATCAGTAATAATTAAATCAATGCCCAACTCTTTTGCCTTCTTTGCCGGTTCAAATGCAGTGATGCCATTATCTACCGTAATGACCACTTTATATCCCGCTTGGGCAGCTTTTTCAATAGTATCACTTTTTAAACCATAACCATCTTTTACTCGATGTGGAATATGCCAATCTATCTGCGCACCCAATGGCTTCAGACAACTTACTAATAATGCACTGGAAGTCATACCATCAACATCGTAATCTCCACAAATCAATATCTGCTCTTTATTGTTTATTGCAACTTTAATACGATCAATAGCCGTTGTGGCATTTAATAATAATGAAGGATGCGGAATTACTTGCTCATATGGAAGTCGCACATATTTTTCAATAAGCTCTTGAGTATTATAACCACGTGTAAGTAATGTTTGCGCAACCGGTGCGCACACATTCCACTTTTGCATAATGGCGGCAAGTCGAGTTGCGTCAGTTACAGGTAATTCCCATTTATGACGCAAACCTTGAATAAGATTCGATGTTGATT containing:
- the recJ gene encoding single-stranded-DNA-specific exonuclease RecJ, producing the protein MKCYKKIILISLMPFFLYGGKKKITKKAVCVTPVVQSPIVRSALSSSSAVRSMSLSQRLGIASSQGSVASLQADVEKLKYFTQKQKAPSAAPMQAQSTSNLIQGLRHKWELPVTDATRLAAIMQKWNVCAPVAQTLLTRGYNTQELIEKYVRLPYEQVIPHPSLLLNATTAIDRIKVAINNKEQILICGDYDVDGMTSSALLVSCLKPLGAQIDWHIPHRVKDGYGLKSDTIEKAAQAGYKVVITVDNGITAFEPAKKAKELGIDLIITDHHLAHGGVPEAFTIVNPNQPGCQYPNKALAGVGVAFKLMRLLYEQIDQPLPPKAYEMMMLGTIADVVELKDENRFWVRHGLNLVSEHGPSPALAKLRANAGLEKPRLGSIDIAFNITPQLNALGRLSDANLGVNFLLDEEVGTIGVTLKQFNQNRKKIQSLMFKAIKDKVNKREISLRNDPVIVVSDPAFHPGVNGLVASKVVEKWYKPTILFQEITLPDGQVICKGSGRSINRFNMFEALNQCKDLLLGFGGHVCAAGLSLKKENLPEFKTRLAAIFERSVQKEHKISRHVVDAVATLAELNPTLIEDYRHLEPFGNHNFQPTLLFKDVTVAKKPEWLGFGGGHVKCELQADGQTRNVKFFFRPEMFYRLKELHEKKQSFKLIGYPDDNHWKGKRSIEINGVDIEKITA